From a region of the Mycobacterium sp. SMC-8 genome:
- a CDS encoding VWA domain-containing protein, which produces MLCAVRPDIGGVLIRGEKGTAKSTAVRGLAQVLAAAFRTAGDEGGQLVELPIGATEDRVVGSLDLQKVLRDGEHAFSPGLLARAHRGVLYVDEVNLLHDHLVDVLLDAAAMGRVHIERDGVSHSHDARFVLIGTMNPEEGELRPQLLDRFGLTVDVAASRDVDVRAEVIRARLAYEADPAAFAARYAAEDAELAARIAAARALVAEVVLPDSELRRIAALCAAFDVDGMRADLVVARTAVAHAAWRGSTPGASQTTGDVTVDEEDIRVAAELALPHRRRRDPFDDPGLDQDRLDEAMEQAAESAEAQPDPEPDPDPSGGGAPESEQPSDGQGQQRRSGAPPRQSAPPSTTFKTRALVVPGVGEGAPGRRSRARNRTGTVVSETAEPDAGHGMHVFATLLTAAGRQAGPGAVRPAPDDVRRAVREGREGNLVIFVVDASGSMAARDRMSAVAGATLSLLRDAYQRRDKVAVITFRGQDASVLLPPTSSVYIASRRLSRFDTGGRTPLGQGLLAARDMVVRERARDRARRSLVVVLTDGRATGGPDPLGRARTAAARLVAEGAAAVVVDCETSYIRLDLAQELARQLGAPAVRLAELRADNLTSLVKAQADRGAA; this is translated from the coding sequence ATGCTGTGCGCTGTTCGGCCCGACATCGGTGGAGTCCTGATCCGCGGGGAGAAGGGCACCGCGAAGTCGACTGCGGTGCGCGGCCTTGCGCAGGTGCTGGCCGCTGCGTTCAGGACGGCCGGCGACGAGGGCGGGCAGCTGGTGGAACTGCCGATCGGCGCCACCGAGGACCGGGTCGTCGGATCCCTGGACCTGCAGAAGGTGTTGCGAGACGGCGAACACGCGTTCTCGCCGGGGCTGCTGGCGCGCGCACACCGCGGAGTGCTTTACGTCGACGAGGTCAACCTGTTGCACGATCATCTGGTCGACGTGCTGCTGGACGCCGCGGCGATGGGGCGGGTGCACATCGAACGGGACGGCGTCTCGCACAGCCACGACGCGCGGTTCGTGCTCATCGGCACGATGAATCCCGAAGAGGGGGAACTGCGTCCGCAGTTGCTCGACCGGTTCGGGCTCACCGTCGACGTGGCGGCGTCGCGCGACGTCGATGTCCGTGCCGAAGTGATCCGCGCCCGGCTGGCCTACGAGGCAGACCCGGCCGCGTTCGCCGCCCGGTACGCCGCCGAGGACGCCGAACTGGCCGCCCGGATCGCGGCGGCACGGGCGTTGGTCGCCGAAGTGGTGTTGCCCGACAGCGAGTTACGGCGCATCGCGGCACTGTGCGCGGCCTTCGACGTCGACGGCATGCGCGCAGACCTGGTGGTGGCTCGCACCGCGGTGGCCCACGCGGCGTGGCGCGGTTCGACCCCCGGGGCGAGCCAAACGACGGGTGACGTGACGGTCGATGAAGAGGACATCCGTGTGGCTGCCGAACTCGCGCTGCCGCACCGCCGCCGCCGCGACCCGTTCGATGATCCCGGACTGGACCAGGATCGGCTCGACGAGGCCATGGAGCAGGCGGCCGAATCAGCAGAGGCGCAGCCGGATCCCGAGCCGGACCCGGATCCGTCCGGCGGCGGGGCTCCCGAGTCTGAGCAGCCTTCTGATGGTCAAGGGCAGCAACGCCGTTCAGGTGCGCCGCCGCGCCAGAGCGCACCGCCGTCGACCACCTTCAAAACCCGCGCTCTCGTCGTCCCCGGCGTCGGCGAAGGGGCGCCCGGGCGTCGCTCCCGGGCACGCAACCGGACCGGCACCGTGGTGTCGGAGACCGCCGAGCCGGACGCCGGCCACGGGATGCACGTGTTCGCCACGCTGCTCACGGCCGCGGGCCGGCAAGCCGGTCCCGGCGCGGTGCGGCCCGCCCCCGACGACGTCCGACGCGCGGTCCGGGAGGGACGCGAGGGCAATCTGGTGATCTTCGTCGTCGACGCGTCGGGGTCGATGGCGGCGCGGGACCGGATGTCGGCCGTCGCGGGTGCCACCCTGTCGCTGCTGCGGGATGCCTACCAACGCCGGGACAAGGTCGCGGTCATCACGTTTCGCGGCCAGGACGCCAGTGTGCTGCTGCCGCCGACGTCGTCGGTGTACATCGCGAGCCGGCGGCTTTCGCGCTTCGACACCGGCGGCCGGACACCCCTGGGGCAGGGGCTGCTCGCGGCACGCGACATGGTGGTCCGGGAACGTGCCAGGGACCGCGCCCGTCGCAGTCTGGTCGTGGTGCTGACCGACGGCCGCGCGACCGGCGGGCCGGACCCGCTGGGGCGCGCGCGGACCGCGGCGGCCCGGCTCGTCGCCGAAGGCGCGGCCGCGGTGGTCGTCGACTGCGAGACGTCCTACATCAGGCTCGATCTGGCACAGGAGCTGGCTCGTCAGCTCGGCGCGCCGGCGGTGCGGCTGGCCGAACTGCGGGCCGACAATCTCACCTCCCTGGTCAAGGCGCAGGCCGACCGGGGCGCTGCATAG
- a CDS encoding cobyrinate a,c-diamide synthase, whose protein sequence is MSTPAVVIAAPASGSGKTTVATGLMGALGRAGRRVAPFKVGPDFIDPGYHALATGRPGRNLDPMLVGEPLIGPLYRHGSDDADIAVVEGVMGLFDGRIADIAAGPARGSTAHVAGLLGSPVVLVVDARGQSHSIAALLHGFATFDRSVRLAGVILNRVGSPRHDDVLRQACEQAGVPVLGSIPRADELAVPSRHLGLVTAVEHGRRATAAVAAMTELVARHVDLDAVVAVAASRVDGPSWTPSQCAPTERVTVALAAGRAFTFGYAEHREILTASGADVVDFDPLAEPLPEGCAALVLPGGFPEEFGPQLAANEPVRAQIRALAGRGAPVHAECAGLTYLVNDLDGHPMCGVVSGSAAFTDSLTLGYRDAVAVADSSLHAVGDRVVGHEFHRTTVKFASDRTPAWRYAGRGGRPVEDGAVLGGVHAGYLHTHPAAHPQAVARFVAAAATSKLAG, encoded by the coding sequence GTGAGCACCCCGGCCGTCGTGATCGCCGCGCCGGCTTCCGGCAGCGGGAAGACGACCGTGGCCACCGGGCTGATGGGCGCGCTGGGCCGGGCCGGCCGCCGGGTGGCGCCGTTCAAGGTCGGACCCGACTTCATCGACCCGGGCTATCACGCGCTGGCAACCGGCCGGCCGGGCCGCAACCTCGACCCGATGCTGGTCGGCGAGCCGCTGATCGGGCCGCTGTACCGGCACGGCAGCGACGACGCCGACATCGCGGTGGTCGAGGGGGTGATGGGACTGTTCGACGGCCGCATCGCCGACATCGCTGCCGGCCCGGCCCGGGGCTCCACCGCACACGTGGCGGGGCTGCTCGGGTCTCCCGTGGTGCTCGTGGTCGATGCGCGGGGCCAGAGTCACAGCATCGCCGCACTGCTGCACGGTTTCGCCACGTTCGACCGGTCCGTGCGGCTGGCCGGGGTGATCCTCAACCGGGTCGGCTCGCCCCGCCACGACGACGTGCTGCGCCAAGCGTGTGAGCAGGCCGGGGTGCCGGTGCTCGGCTCCATCCCGCGCGCCGACGAACTCGCCGTCCCGTCGCGCCACCTCGGCCTGGTCACCGCCGTCGAACACGGCCGCCGGGCCACCGCCGCGGTCGCCGCGATGACGGAGCTGGTGGCCCGCCACGTCGACCTCGACGCCGTCGTCGCCGTCGCCGCCAGCCGAGTCGACGGTCCGTCGTGGACCCCGTCCCAGTGCGCGCCGACCGAGCGGGTCACCGTCGCGCTCGCGGCGGGCCGGGCGTTCACCTTCGGATACGCCGAGCACCGCGAGATCCTGACCGCTTCGGGAGCTGATGTGGTGGACTTCGACCCGCTGGCGGAGCCGTTGCCCGAGGGCTGCGCGGCGCTGGTGCTGCCCGGCGGGTTCCCCGAGGAGTTCGGGCCGCAGCTGGCGGCCAACGAACCCGTGCGGGCGCAGATCAGGGCGCTGGCCGGGCGCGGCGCCCCCGTGCACGCCGAATGCGCCGGCCTGACCTACCTGGTGAACGACCTCGACGGACACCCGATGTGCGGCGTGGTGTCCGGATCGGCGGCGTTCACCGACTCGCTGACGCTGGGTTACCGTGACGCGGTGGCGGTCGCGGACTCGTCGCTGCACGCCGTCGGAGACCGGGTGGTCGGTCACGAATTCCACCGGACCACAGTGAAATTCGCCTCCGACCGGACACCCGCATGGCGCTACGCGGGCCGCGGTGGACGCCCGGTCGAGGACGGCGCGGTGCTCGGCGGGGTGCACGCCGGCTATCTGCACACCCACCCTGCCGCGCACCCGCAGGCAGTCGCCCGCTTCGTCGCGGCCGCGGCAACCTCTAAGCTCGCCGGGTGA
- a CDS encoding MFS transporter, whose product MTALNDAERAAIRRDAEGRDKRGSERAPKRALPARVTGTGETAGGRGGDGARVGKTPAWLPSRRFIAAVIAIGGMQLLATMDSTIAIVALPKIQDELNLSDAGRSWVITAYVLTFGGLMLLGGRLGDTIGRKRTFIVGVTLFTIASILCGIAWDEATLVIARLLQGVGAAIASPTALALIATTFPKGPARNAATAVFAAMTGVGSVMGLVVGGALTEVSWRLAFLVNVPIGLIMIYLARKTLRETNRERLKLDAAGALLATMGCTAAVFAFSMGPEAGWVSPVTIASGVAAVGCLLAFLWVERTAENPVVPFELFHDRNRVATFAAIFLAGGVMFTLTVTIGLYVQDIMGYSALKAGVGFIPFVIALGIGLGLSSALVSKFPPRVLVIGGGVLVLAAMLYGSTLDAGIPYFPNLVLPITIGGFGIGMIVVPLMISAIAGVGFDQIGPVSAIALMLQNLGGPVVLAIIQAVITSRTLYLGGTTGPVKDMNPAQLHALDQGYAYGLLWVAAVAIVVGGAALFIKYTAEQVAHAQEVKDAIDAGEL is encoded by the coding sequence ATGACGGCTCTCAACGATGCGGAGCGTGCCGCCATCCGACGTGATGCAGAGGGCAGGGACAAGCGGGGCTCGGAGCGGGCCCCGAAGCGAGCCCTGCCCGCCCGCGTCACGGGGACGGGTGAGACGGCCGGCGGCCGCGGAGGCGACGGAGCACGAGTTGGCAAGACACCGGCATGGTTGCCGTCGCGGCGCTTCATCGCCGCGGTCATCGCGATCGGCGGCATGCAGCTGTTGGCCACGATGGACAGCACCATCGCCATCGTCGCACTGCCGAAGATTCAGGATGAACTCAACCTCTCCGACGCGGGCCGCAGCTGGGTCATCACCGCCTATGTGCTGACCTTCGGCGGCCTGATGCTGCTCGGTGGCCGACTCGGCGACACCATCGGCCGCAAGCGCACCTTCATCGTCGGCGTCACGCTGTTCACCATCGCCTCGATCCTGTGCGGCATCGCATGGGACGAGGCCACCCTGGTCATCGCCCGGCTGCTGCAGGGGGTGGGCGCGGCGATCGCGTCGCCGACAGCGCTGGCGCTGATCGCCACAACGTTCCCGAAGGGCCCCGCACGCAACGCGGCCACCGCGGTGTTCGCCGCGATGACCGGCGTCGGCTCGGTGATGGGCCTGGTGGTCGGCGGCGCGCTGACCGAGGTGTCCTGGCGGCTGGCGTTCCTGGTGAACGTGCCGATCGGGCTGATCATGATCTATCTGGCCCGCAAGACTCTGCGCGAGACCAACCGCGAGCGCCTGAAGCTCGACGCGGCCGGCGCCCTGCTGGCCACCATGGGCTGCACCGCGGCGGTGTTCGCGTTCTCGATGGGCCCGGAGGCCGGCTGGGTCTCGCCGGTGACCATCGCCTCGGGCGTCGCCGCCGTCGGCTGCCTGCTCGCATTCCTGTGGGTCGAGCGCACCGCCGAAAACCCGGTCGTGCCGTTCGAGCTGTTCCACGACCGCAACCGGGTCGCCACGTTCGCGGCCATCTTCCTCGCCGGCGGCGTGATGTTCACCCTGACCGTGACCATCGGGTTGTACGTGCAGGACATCATGGGCTATAGCGCGCTGAAGGCGGGCGTCGGCTTCATCCCGTTCGTGATCGCACTCGGCATCGGGCTGGGCTTGTCCTCGGCGCTGGTGTCGAAGTTCCCGCCCCGGGTGCTCGTGATCGGCGGCGGCGTCCTGGTTCTGGCCGCGATGCTCTACGGCTCGACCCTGGACGCCGGAATCCCGTACTTCCCGAATCTGGTGCTGCCCATCACGATCGGCGGCTTCGGTATCGGCATGATCGTCGTGCCGCTGATGATCTCGGCGATCGCCGGCGTCGGCTTCGACCAGATCGGCCCGGTGTCGGCGATCGCGCTGATGCTGCAGAACCTCGGCGGTCCCGTGGTGCTCGCGATCATCCAGGCGGTCATCACGTCGCGCACGCTGTACCTCGGCGGCACCACCGGCCCGGTCAAAGACATGAACCCCGCGCAGCTGCACGCCCTGGATCAGGGCTACGCCTACGGCCTGCTGTGGGTGGCCGCGGTCGCGATCGTCGTCGGCGGGGCGGCGCTGTTCATCAAGTACACCGCCGAGCAGGTCGCGCACGCCCAGGAAGTCAAGGACGCGATCGACGCGGGGGAGCTCTAA
- a CDS encoding GNAT family N-acetyltransferase, producing the protein MTVALRRSWAKDLDAATLYELLKLRVEVFVVEQATPYPELDGRDLLAETRHFWLENPEGEVISTLRLMEEHPAGQKAFRIGRVCTKRGDRGRGHTARLLQAALAEVGDFPCHINAQTYLEEMYGRHGFVRNGDEFLDDGIPHVPMVKP; encoded by the coding sequence ATGACAGTGGCGCTGCGCCGCAGCTGGGCTAAGGACCTCGACGCCGCGACCCTCTACGAGTTGCTCAAGCTCCGCGTGGAGGTGTTCGTGGTCGAGCAGGCCACCCCCTACCCTGAGCTCGACGGTCGGGATCTGCTTGCCGAGACGCGCCACTTCTGGCTGGAAAACCCTGAAGGAGAAGTTATTTCGACATTACGCCTGATGGAGGAACATCCGGCTGGGCAGAAGGCGTTCCGGATCGGCCGGGTGTGCACCAAACGCGGTGACCGCGGCCGCGGACACACCGCCCGGCTCCTGCAGGCCGCGCTGGCCGAGGTGGGTGACTTCCCCTGCCATATCAACGCCCAGACCTACCTGGAGGAGATGTACGGCAGGCACGGGTTCGTCCGCAACGGTGACGAGTTCCTCGACGACGGGATCCCGCACGTGCCGATGGTGAAGCCGTGA
- the mqo gene encoding malate dehydrogenase (quinone), translating to MSEPQKTDVLLVGAGIMSATLSALLRLVEPNWSMTLVERLDGAAAESSDPWNNAGTGHSALCELNYTPARPDGSIDIAKAVNVNEQFQVSRQFWSYAVETGVLPDVRSFLNPIPHVSFVSGADNVQYLRKRYDALVTNPLFATMEFIDDPAEFARRLPLMAEKRDFSEPVGLNWTQDGTDVDFGALSRQLIGFGAQNGMTTLFGHEVRNLSQDSDGSWTVKIVNRRTGQKRTINAKFVFVGAGGGALPLLQKAGIKEAKGFGGFPVGGQFLRTDNPVLTAAHQAKVYGLPPLGAPPMSVPHLDTRVINDKSWLLFGPFAGWSPKFLKQGKITDLPFSVKPDNLVSMLGVGLTEMGLLKYLIGQLLLSESARVENLRDFAPSARDSDWELVIAGQRVQVIRKAKGKGGVLEFGTTVLAAADGSIAGLLGASPGASTAVPAMFDVMKRCFADRYAGWEPKLKEMVPSLGVQLSDEPALFEQIWAHGTKVLKLDQPASGVPAITGDGSTAGTEHTPTTAATV from the coding sequence GTGTCAGAACCACAGAAGACAGACGTCCTGCTGGTCGGAGCGGGCATCATGAGCGCCACCCTCAGCGCGCTGCTGCGGCTGGTCGAGCCGAACTGGTCGATGACGTTGGTCGAGCGCCTCGACGGGGCGGCCGCCGAGAGCAGCGATCCGTGGAACAACGCCGGCACCGGCCACTCCGCCCTGTGTGAGCTCAACTACACGCCGGCGCGTCCCGACGGCTCGATCGACATCGCCAAGGCGGTCAACGTCAACGAGCAGTTCCAGGTGTCTCGGCAGTTCTGGTCCTACGCCGTCGAGACCGGCGTGCTGCCCGACGTGCGCAGCTTCCTCAACCCGATCCCGCACGTCAGCTTCGTCAGCGGGGCCGACAATGTGCAGTACCTGCGCAAGCGCTACGACGCGCTGGTCACCAACCCGCTGTTCGCGACGATGGAGTTCATCGACGATCCCGCCGAGTTCGCGCGCCGGCTGCCGCTGATGGCCGAGAAGCGTGACTTCTCCGAGCCCGTCGGCCTGAACTGGACGCAGGACGGCACCGACGTCGACTTCGGCGCGCTGTCCCGCCAGCTCATCGGTTTCGGGGCCCAGAACGGGATGACCACGCTGTTCGGCCACGAGGTACGCAACCTCAGCCAGGACTCCGACGGCTCGTGGACGGTCAAGATCGTCAACCGCCGCACCGGGCAGAAGCGCACCATCAACGCCAAGTTCGTGTTCGTGGGTGCCGGCGGCGGCGCGCTGCCGCTGCTGCAGAAGGCCGGCATCAAGGAAGCCAAGGGGTTCGGCGGCTTCCCGGTCGGCGGCCAGTTCCTGCGCACCGACAACCCGGTGCTGACTGCGGCCCACCAGGCCAAGGTCTACGGTCTTCCACCGCTGGGTGCCCCGCCCATGTCGGTGCCCCACCTCGATACCCGTGTCATCAACGACAAGTCGTGGCTGCTGTTCGGCCCGTTCGCCGGGTGGTCGCCGAAGTTCCTCAAGCAGGGCAAGATCACCGACCTGCCGTTCTCGGTCAAACCCGACAACCTGGTGTCCATGCTGGGTGTGGGCCTCACCGAGATGGGGCTGCTGAAGTACCTGATCGGTCAGCTGCTGCTCAGTGAGTCGGCCCGCGTCGAGAACCTGCGTGACTTCGCACCCAGCGCAAGGGATTCCGACTGGGAACTCGTCATCGCCGGACAGCGCGTGCAGGTGATCCGCAAGGCCAAGGGCAAGGGCGGGGTGCTGGAATTCGGCACCACGGTGCTCGCCGCGGCCGACGGCAGCATCGCCGGCCTGCTCGGCGCGTCGCCGGGCGCGTCGACCGCGGTGCCCGCCATGTTCGACGTGATGAAGCGGTGCTTCGCCGACCGCTACGCCGGCTGGGAACCCAAGCTCAAGGAGATGGTTCCGTCACTTGGGGTCCAATTATCCGATGAGCCTGCGCTTTTCGAGCAAATATGGGCGCACGGGACCAAGGTGCTCAAGCTTGACCAGCCGGCCAGCGGTGTCCCGGCGATCACCGGCGACGGATCGACGGCGGGCACCGAACACACCCCGACCACCGCGGCGACCGTCTGA
- a CDS encoding proline--tRNA ligase, whose product MITRMSELFLRTLRDDPADAEVPSHKLLIRAGYVRPVGPGLYSWLPLGLKVLRKIEKIVRDEMDAIGGQEILFPALLPRAPYETTNRWTEYGDTLFRLQDRRANDYLLGPTHEEMFTLTVKGEYSSYKDFPLRLYQIQNKYRDEARPRAGILRGREFLMKDSYSFDIDDAGLKNAYIAHREAYQRIFDRLMVRYVIVSAVSGAMGGSASEEFLAESEVGEDTYVRCVQSGYAANVEAVITTAPEPIPFDGLPDAVAHDTPDTPTIAALVDWANGANLPSFSGRAVTAADTLKNVLMKVREPGGDWELLAVGVPGDREVDDKRLGAALEPAEYAMLDDADFARYPFLVKGYIGPKALLANGVRYLVDPRVVDGTSWITGADESGKHYVDLVAGRDFTPDGTIEAAEVREGDPSPDGAGPLVAARGIEIGHVFQLGRKYADAFSADVLGEDGKPVRLTMGSYGIGVSRLVAVIAEQHHDELGLRWPSSVSPFDVHVVIANKDADARTGATELAAQLDRRGVEVLLDDRTASPGVKFKDAELLGVPWIVVVGRGWADGVVELRDRFGGDKREIPAAEAAELISAALAGA is encoded by the coding sequence GTGATCACCCGCATGTCCGAGCTGTTCCTGCGCACGCTGCGCGACGACCCGGCCGACGCCGAAGTCCCGAGCCACAAGCTGCTCATCCGGGCCGGATACGTCCGGCCGGTCGGCCCCGGCCTGTACAGCTGGCTGCCTCTCGGACTGAAGGTGCTGCGCAAGATCGAGAAAATCGTCCGCGACGAGATGGACGCCATCGGGGGACAGGAGATCCTCTTCCCGGCACTGCTGCCGCGTGCGCCCTACGAGACCACCAACCGCTGGACCGAGTACGGCGACACCCTGTTCCGGCTGCAGGACCGCCGCGCCAACGACTACCTGCTCGGGCCCACCCACGAAGAGATGTTCACCCTCACCGTCAAGGGTGAGTACTCGTCGTACAAGGATTTCCCGCTGCGGCTGTACCAGATCCAGAACAAGTACCGTGACGAGGCGCGGCCGCGTGCCGGCATCCTGCGCGGCCGCGAGTTCCTGATGAAGGACTCGTACTCGTTCGACATCGACGACGCCGGCCTCAAGAACGCCTACATCGCCCACCGCGAGGCCTATCAACGGATTTTCGACCGGTTGATGGTTCGCTACGTGATCGTCTCCGCGGTGTCCGGGGCGATGGGCGGCAGCGCCTCGGAGGAGTTCCTGGCCGAAAGCGAGGTCGGTGAGGACACCTACGTGCGCTGCGTGCAGTCCGGCTACGCGGCCAACGTGGAGGCCGTCATCACCACCGCGCCCGAACCGATCCCTTTCGACGGCCTGCCCGACGCCGTCGCCCACGACACACCCGACACCCCGACCATCGCCGCGCTGGTCGACTGGGCCAACGGCGCGAACCTGCCGAGCTTCTCCGGGCGGGCCGTCACCGCCGCTGACACGTTGAAGAACGTGCTGATGAAGGTGCGGGAGCCGGGCGGGGACTGGGAACTGCTCGCCGTCGGGGTGCCCGGCGACCGCGAGGTCGACGACAAACGCCTCGGTGCGGCGCTGGAACCGGCCGAGTACGCGATGCTCGACGACGCCGACTTCGCCCGCTACCCGTTCCTGGTGAAGGGCTACATCGGCCCGAAGGCGCTGTTGGCCAACGGTGTTCGCTACCTGGTCGATCCGAGGGTGGTGGACGGCACCTCCTGGATCACCGGCGCCGACGAGTCGGGCAAGCACTACGTCGACCTGGTCGCCGGCCGCGACTTCACCCCCGACGGCACCATCGAGGCCGCCGAGGTCCGCGAGGGTGACCCGTCCCCGGACGGCGCCGGGCCGCTGGTCGCCGCGCGCGGCATCGAGATCGGTCACGTGTTCCAGCTGGGTCGCAAATACGCCGATGCGTTCAGCGCCGACGTGCTCGGCGAGGACGGCAAACCGGTGCGGCTGACCATGGGCTCGTACGGCATCGGGGTGTCGCGGTTGGTCGCGGTGATCGCCGAACAGCACCACGACGAACTCGGCCTGCGTTGGCCGTCGTCGGTGTCGCCGTTCGACGTGCACGTGGTGATCGCCAACAAGGACGCCGACGCGCGCACCGGCGCCACCGAACTGGCCGCTCAACTCGACCGGCGCGGTGTCGAGGTGCTGCTCGACGACCGCACGGCCTCGCCGGGGGTGAAGTTCAAGGACGCCGAACTCCTCGGGGTGCCGTGGATCGTCGTGGTGGGCCGCGGATGGGCCGACGGGGTGGTCGAGCTGCGGGACCGTTTCGGCGGCGACAAGCGCGAGATCCCCGCGGCGGAGGCGGCCGAGCTGATCAGCGCCGCGCTCGCCGGGGCGTGA
- the cobA gene encoding uroporphyrinogen-III C-methyltransferase — MSSENAYLVGLRLAGKKVVVVGGGTVAQRRLPLLVASGADVHVITKAATPAVEAIDGITLTLREFREGDLEGAWYVIAATDDPAVNAAIVSEAERRHVFCVRADVAVEGTAVTPATFDYEGLSVGVLAGGEHRRSAGIRTAIHEALAQGLIGVDSSAAPGVTKGTVALVGGGPGDPELITVRGRRLLAHADVVVADRLAPQDLLSELSPEVEVIDAAKIPYGRAMAQDAINEVLVARAREGKFVVRLKGGDPFVFARGYEEVIACAEAGVPVTVVPGVTSAIAVPALAGIPVTHRGLTHEFVVVSGHVAPDHPESLVNWDALAAMSGTIVLLMAVERIEQFVEVLLRGGRPANTPVLVVQHGTTAAQRTLRATLADAPERIRSDGIRPPAIIVIGAVAGFGA; from the coding sequence GTGAGTTCCGAGAACGCCTATCTGGTGGGCCTTCGTCTGGCCGGCAAGAAGGTCGTCGTCGTGGGCGGGGGCACCGTCGCGCAGCGGCGCCTGCCGCTGCTGGTCGCCAGCGGCGCCGACGTCCACGTCATCACCAAGGCCGCCACCCCGGCGGTCGAGGCCATCGACGGAATCACGCTGACGCTGCGCGAGTTTCGTGAAGGCGACCTGGAGGGCGCCTGGTATGTGATCGCCGCCACCGACGACCCCGCGGTGAACGCCGCGATCGTGTCCGAGGCCGAGCGCAGGCATGTGTTCTGCGTGCGCGCCGACGTCGCGGTCGAGGGCACCGCCGTCACGCCGGCGACCTTCGACTACGAGGGTCTGTCCGTCGGCGTGCTGGCCGGCGGCGAGCACCGTCGCTCCGCCGGCATCCGCACCGCGATTCACGAGGCCCTTGCGCAGGGCTTGATCGGGGTGGACAGCTCGGCGGCGCCGGGGGTGACGAAGGGCACCGTCGCTCTGGTCGGCGGGGGACCCGGGGATCCCGAGCTGATCACCGTGCGGGGCCGCAGGCTGCTCGCGCATGCCGACGTCGTGGTCGCCGACCGGCTCGCCCCGCAGGACCTGCTCTCCGAGCTCTCGCCCGAGGTCGAGGTGATCGACGCGGCCAAGATCCCGTACGGGCGCGCGATGGCGCAGGACGCGATCAACGAGGTGCTCGTCGCGCGGGCCCGGGAGGGCAAGTTCGTCGTCCGGCTCAAAGGTGGCGACCCGTTCGTGTTCGCCCGCGGGTACGAAGAGGTGATCGCGTGCGCCGAAGCCGGGGTTCCGGTCACCGTCGTACCGGGTGTGACCAGTGCCATAGCGGTCCCCGCGCTGGCCGGGATACCGGTCACGCACCGCGGTCTGACCCACGAGTTCGTGGTGGTCAGCGGCCATGTTGCGCCGGACCACCCCGAATCGTTAGTGAATTGGGATGCGCTGGCCGCGATGAGCGGCACCATCGTTTTGCTGATGGCTGTGGAACGGATCGAACAGTTCGTGGAAGTGCTGCTAAGAGGCGGCAGACCAGCGAATACGCCGGTTCTGGTGGTTCAGCACGGCACGACCGCCGCGCAGCGGACTTTGCGAGCGACGCTCGCCGACGCCCCTGAGCGGATCCGGTCCGACGGCATCAGGCCCCCGGCGATCATCGTGATCGGCGCTGTGGCCGGCTTCGGGGCTTAG
- the cobO gene encoding cob(I)yrinic acid a,c-diamide adenosyltransferase: protein MPQGQPLTVPDDGLTTRARRNAPLLAVHTGPGKGKSTAAFGMALRAWNQGFDIAVFQFVKSAKWKVGEETALRELGRAHDERGVGGPVEWHKMGAGWSWTRKAGSEVDHAAAAADGWAEIARRLGEERHDFYVLDEFTYPLKWGWVDVDEVVATLTARPGTQHVVITGRDAPQKLLDAADLVTEMTKVKHPMDAGRKGQKGIEW from the coding sequence ATGCCACAGGGGCAACCGCTGACTGTTCCCGACGATGGCCTGACCACCCGCGCGCGGCGCAACGCTCCGCTGCTGGCGGTGCACACCGGGCCGGGCAAGGGTAAGTCGACGGCCGCGTTCGGAATGGCGCTGCGCGCGTGGAACCAGGGCTTCGACATCGCGGTGTTCCAGTTCGTCAAGAGCGCGAAGTGGAAGGTCGGCGAAGAGACCGCGTTGCGCGAACTCGGCCGCGCGCACGACGAGCGCGGGGTCGGCGGTCCGGTGGAATGGCACAAGATGGGCGCCGGCTGGTCGTGGACGCGCAAGGCGGGTTCCGAGGTGGACCACGCAGCCGCGGCGGCGGACGGCTGGGCCGAGATCGCGCGCCGCCTCGGCGAGGAGCGCCACGACTTCTATGTGCTCGACGAATTCACCTATCCACTCAAGTGGGGCTGGGTGGACGTCGATGAGGTGGTCGCCACGCTAACGGCCCGTCCCGGCACCCAGCATGTGGTGATCACCGGCCGCGACGCGCCGCAGAAGCTGCTCGACGCGGCCGATCTGGTCACGGAGATGACCAAGGTCAAACACCCGATGGACGCCGGCCGCAAGGGCCAGAAGGGCATCGAGTGGTGA